Proteins co-encoded in one uncultured Draconibacterium sp. genomic window:
- a CDS encoding IS3 family transposase, translated as MKAVDTAKKTKLASCETTCQCFGLHRDAYYKYKKRSAARLEVEKKVIKLVNYERLTQPRVGTRKLMMALHITFNLMGLKVGRDELYRILRKYDMLIVRKKTSCKTTDSYHHFHKYNNLIKDLKITRPNQVWVSDITYIRTYNGFCYLALITDLYSRKIVGYDISNSLELAGCLRALKKALANAKPANGLIHHSDRGAQYCSNQYVRILKNKDFKISMTEENHCYENAIAERVNGILKDEFFLDQTFASLKEAKRATKNAINIYNNKRLHLSLDYKTPQNVYNEAA; from the coding sequence ATGAAAGCAGTTGATACAGCAAAAAAAACAAAGCTGGCAAGTTGCGAGACGACTTGTCAATGCTTTGGACTACATCGGGATGCCTATTATAAATACAAGAAGAGGAGTGCTGCCCGACTAGAAGTAGAAAAGAAAGTCATAAAGCTTGTCAATTATGAGCGACTAACTCAACCGCGCGTTGGTACTCGAAAGTTGATGATGGCGCTACATATAACATTTAATCTAATGGGATTAAAGGTTGGACGTGATGAACTTTACAGGATCTTACGTAAATACGACATGTTGATTGTACGTAAGAAAACAAGTTGTAAAACAACCGATTCATATCATCATTTTCACAAGTACAATAATTTGATTAAAGACCTTAAAATAACAAGGCCAAATCAGGTATGGGTTAGCGATATTACCTACATCAGAACATACAACGGCTTTTGCTATTTAGCTCTCATTACTGACTTATACTCAAGAAAAATTGTTGGTTACGATATTAGCAACTCTCTTGAGCTGGCTGGGTGTTTGCGGGCTCTCAAAAAGGCCCTGGCAAACGCAAAGCCTGCCAATGGATTGATCCATCATTCTGACCGTGGAGCTCAATACTGCTCTAATCAATATGTCAGAATATTAAAAAACAAAGACTTCAAAATTAGCATGACCGAAGAAAATCATTGTTATGAGAATGCTATTGCTGAACGTGTTAATGGTATTTTAAAAGATGAGTTTTTCCTGGACCAAACATTTGCTAGTTTAAAAGAGGCTAAGCGTGCTACAAAAAATGCAATCAATATTTACAATAACAAAAGACTTCATTTATCTTTAGACTATAAAACGCCTCAAAACGTGTATAATGAGGCAGCTTAA
- a CDS encoding transposase, with translation MYKNDQVYRRYSESFKLKILSELSTGKYNKRQLGRIYGIQNSTINEWIKKYNRTDLMNTRINVETKDEITRIKALQKEVKKLKEALVKKDLDQLVLDSYLEVSAEKLGFKNAEELKKNLGKKR, from the coding sequence ATGTATAAAAATGATCAAGTTTACAGACGTTATTCGGAAAGTTTCAAACTCAAAATTTTATCCGAACTTAGTACCGGTAAGTATAACAAACGGCAGCTCGGACGTATTTATGGCATTCAAAACAGTACAATCAATGAATGGATCAAAAAATACAACAGAACTGACTTAATGAACACTCGTATAAACGTGGAAACTAAAGACGAAATCACCAGAATTAAAGCACTACAAAAAGAAGTTAAAAAGCTCAAAGAAGCCCTTGTTAAGAAAGATCTGGACCAGTTGGTACTGGATTCATATCTTGAAGTATCAGCTGAAAAACTAGGTTTCAAAAACGCCGAAGAATTAAAAAAAAATTTAGGCAAGAAACGCTAA
- a CDS encoding T6SS immunity protein Tdi1 domain-containing protein: MISEINKAWNWKGFIATQIIRYNDFGNIIFKTDKNEYWRICPEELSCEKVALSQIELDELLGDSVFKEDWEMGKPVKTALDKLGKLDNDEKYCLIIPASVGGTYESKNMEKIRFSELISVSGDLAKQINDMKDGQAIEIKIID, from the coding sequence ATGATTTCTGAAATAAACAAAGCTTGGAATTGGAAAGGATTTATCGCAACACAAATAATCCGCTACAATGATTTTGGAAATATAATCTTCAAGACAGATAAAAACGAGTATTGGAGAATTTGCCCCGAGGAATTAAGCTGTGAAAAAGTTGCTTTATCACAAATAGAATTAGACGAGCTATTAGGAGATTCTGTATTTAAAGAAGATTGGGAAATGGGAAAACCCGTAAAGACAGCATTAGATAAGTTAGGCAAACTGGACAATGACGAAAAATACTGTCTAATAATACCTGCTTCAGTTGGCGGTACTTATGAATCAAAAAACATGGAAAAAATAAGGTTTTCAGAGTTAATTTCCGTCAGTGGAGATTTAGCTAAACAGATAAATGACATGAAAGACGGCCAGGCAATTGAAATAAAAATTATAGACTAG
- a CDS encoding AAA family ATPase, with protein sequence MKFELSGKFLSLQDFKTPELEDFCVITGLNGSGKTQFLALINTLQNKIEHAVKNQNEDYKIKLVADNFTPGTIRYIPYNGLNPGNLGSMNKKTYENIKNTIIQHLNQNRNKNYAQRNIAEKIAKSLEKPYSELTESDVLGYTLTHDDLGNADIFQTNLGQLFYNYAYNRERNNYKKYRNSKGSNYEVLSEEEFNERFVNPWELINEFLEMSKSDYYIEGINEEDFDENMTLSPEFVNKVSGDKVQVNTLSSGERVIVSLAFCLFNIELNENNNFPKILLLDEPDAPLHPSMTKEFLDVIYEELVVKQKIKVILTTHSPSTVALTDEKYLYCMSKGQERFEKAPKDKALSVLTTGLSTVSIDYENRRQIFVESNYDRKYFEKVYNKSRYLLIPEISLHFISSGIDKIPVSVEVPDGDCSRVKNIVKELVKGGNKKVFGIIDWDGKNNPTEKVLVNGHHLRYSIENYIFDPINLCALLLDYQIITREDIGLENNENYSDFKNISAGKINDIVQFVTEKVKAKLPEEPNSLSTKTIEYVNGKSVQQPIWYLEYKGHILERIIIEAFPRLKSEFGSKTRLPDIPEGLSDEEKEKKKKENKILFENQLLNIIKDKIVNKIIDNIPEFIPLDLIELIKDIQK encoded by the coding sequence ATGAAATTTGAATTATCTGGAAAATTTTTATCTCTTCAAGACTTTAAAACACCTGAACTTGAAGATTTTTGTGTTATCACGGGCCTCAATGGTTCAGGCAAAACACAATTTCTTGCATTAATCAATACCTTACAAAATAAGATTGAGCATGCTGTAAAAAATCAGAATGAGGATTATAAGATTAAATTAGTCGCTGATAATTTTACTCCGGGCACGATTAGGTATATCCCCTATAATGGATTAAATCCAGGTAATCTTGGTTCCATGAATAAGAAAACCTATGAAAATATTAAAAACACGATAATTCAACATTTAAATCAAAATAGGAATAAAAATTATGCGCAAAGAAATATAGCAGAAAAAATTGCTAAGTCACTTGAAAAACCATATAGCGAACTCACTGAATCGGATGTATTAGGTTATACTCTGACACACGATGATTTAGGTAATGCTGATATTTTTCAAACTAACCTTGGCCAATTGTTCTATAATTATGCATACAATAGAGAACGAAATAATTATAAAAAGTATAGAAACTCAAAGGGGTCTAATTATGAAGTACTAAGTGAGGAAGAATTTAACGAGAGATTTGTTAATCCTTGGGAGTTAATTAATGAGTTTCTAGAGATGTCAAAATCAGATTACTATATTGAAGGTATAAACGAGGAAGATTTTGATGAGAATATGACTCTAAGCCCTGAATTTGTTAATAAAGTATCAGGAGATAAGGTGCAAGTAAATACTTTATCGTCAGGTGAAAGAGTAATTGTTTCATTGGCATTTTGTTTATTCAATATTGAACTGAATGAGAATAACAATTTTCCGAAAATACTATTGCTGGATGAGCCTGATGCACCTCTTCATCCTTCAATGACGAAGGAATTTTTAGATGTTATCTATGAAGAACTTGTAGTTAAACAGAAGATAAAAGTTATTCTTACAACTCATTCTCCTTCAACTGTTGCTTTAACGGACGAAAAATATCTGTATTGCATGTCCAAAGGTCAGGAACGATTTGAAAAAGCCCCGAAAGATAAAGCTCTTAGTGTTCTGACAACTGGACTAAGTACCGTTAGTATTGACTATGAGAATAGAAGGCAAATATTCGTGGAGAGTAATTATGATAGAAAATACTTTGAGAAAGTATATAATAAATCGAGATATTTACTAATCCCAGAAATCTCATTGCACTTTATTTCCTCTGGGATTGATAAAATCCCAGTTTCAGTTGAAGTACCAGATGGAGATTGTAGTAGGGTTAAAAATATTGTAAAGGAATTAGTAAAAGGTGGTAATAAAAAAGTATTCGGTATAATTGATTGGGATGGGAAAAATAATCCAACAGAAAAGGTGTTGGTAAATGGGCATCATCTGAGGTATAGTATTGAAAATTATATTTTTGACCCAATAAATTTATGTGCATTATTATTGGATTATCAAATTATTACACGAGAGGATATAGGTCTAGAAAATAATGAAAACTATTCTGATTTTAAAAATATCTCCGCAGGAAAAATTAATGATATAGTACAATTTGTAACTGAAAAAGTAAAAGCGAAATTACCCGAAGAACCAAATTCTTTAAGCACAAAGACGATTGAATATGTAAATGGAAAAAGTGTACAGCAACCTATTTGGTATTTAGAATATAAAGGACATATTCTTGAGAGAATTATTATTGAAGCTTTTCCTAGACTAAAATCTGAATTTGGTTCTAAAACTAGACTACCTGACATACCAGAAGGATTAAGTGACGAAGAAAAAGAAAAAAAGAAGAAGGAAAATAAAATACTCTTTGAAAATCAATTACTTAATATTATAAAGGATAAAATTGTAAACAAAATAATTGACAATATTCCTGAATTTATTCCTTTAGATTTAATAGAGTTGATAAAAGATATTCAAAAATAA
- a CDS encoding N-acetyl sugar amidotransferase, whose product MKICKNCLLDENYPQLTFNDKNECSLCSSNKSFRPIGEKALIEIFQSAKNKNREYDALVPLSGGKDSTYILHLAVNVYNLKVLAMTYDNGLFSQLALDNIDRAIKITGVKQIFCKPDFEIQKKVYQNMLKHSGDICGACDIATKANVLKVAKDFSVPIILYGTSPLEEDSFVPDSIQDITRFKYIMKVANNLTKKQINEFLIFPKLNMFQHSIYKKTGRFSREVRPLFFIDNPTDKEMGEIIKKELGWQDETDREYSKHLDCIAEPLTNYIRNKIYGYERRKCQYSNMVRRDEITREQAIKLYDADKIEEKPSNYDEVLKHLGLADDDINKAIAYRPLQYESHTSKINKLYGYMMKKIK is encoded by the coding sequence ATGAAAATATGCAAAAATTGTCTTCTTGACGAAAACTATCCACAATTAACATTCAATGATAAAAACGAATGTTCTTTATGTTCTTCAAATAAAAGTTTTAGACCGATTGGAGAAAAAGCTCTTATTGAGATTTTTCAGTCAGCCAAAAATAAAAATCGAGAATACGATGCACTTGTCCCTTTGAGTGGAGGAAAAGATAGTACATATATCTTACACCTAGCGGTTAATGTTTATAATCTTAAAGTATTGGCAATGACCTATGACAATGGTCTATTTAGCCAACTTGCTTTAGACAATATTGATAGGGCAATAAAAATTACAGGAGTTAAACAGATATTCTGCAAACCGGATTTTGAAATTCAAAAAAAAGTCTATCAAAATATGCTCAAACACTCAGGAGATATTTGTGGGGCATGTGATATTGCAACTAAGGCAAATGTTTTAAAAGTTGCCAAAGACTTTTCAGTTCCAATCATTCTATATGGGACTTCTCCTTTAGAAGAAGACTCTTTTGTTCCTGATTCAATTCAAGATATAACAAGGTTCAAATACATAATGAAAGTCGCAAACAACCTCACAAAGAAACAAATAAACGAGTTTCTTATCTTTCCAAAACTAAATATGTTTCAACATTCTATATACAAAAAGACAGGAAGATTTAGTAGAGAAGTTAGACCTTTGTTTTTTATCGACAATCCAACAGACAAGGAGATGGGAGAAATCATAAAAAAAGAATTAGGTTGGCAAGACGAAACAGATCGAGAATATTCTAAACACTTAGATTGTATTGCTGAACCATTAACAAATTACATTCGTAATAAGATATATGGTTACGAACGAAGAAAATGCCAATATAGCAATATGGTTAGACGAGATGAAATTACGAGAGAGCAAGCAATAAAATTGTATGATGCAGACAAAATTGAAGAAAAACCATCGAACTATGATGAGGTATTAAAACATCTTGGACTTGCTGATGACGATATAAACAAAGCAATTGCATATAGGCCATTACAATATGAGAGTCATACTTCCAAAATAAATAAGCTTTATGGATACATGATGAAAAAAATTAAATAA
- a CDS encoding helix-turn-helix transcriptional regulator produces the protein MEAKVHEGRNVKRFREMLGIKQDALAYELGEGWTQKKISQLEQKETIELPLLHEIANTLKIPVEAFQNFDEEQAINIISNTFDNGSIALSYTTNNHPIEQIMKLHEEKIALYERMLKEKDEMMDRLEKLITKK, from the coding sequence ATGGAAGCAAAAGTACATGAAGGCCGCAATGTGAAAAGGTTTCGCGAAATGCTGGGAATTAAACAGGATGCTCTTGCCTATGAACTGGGTGAAGGCTGGACTCAGAAAAAGATTTCACAGTTGGAACAAAAAGAAACCATTGAATTGCCTTTATTGCACGAGATTGCCAATACGTTGAAAATCCCGGTGGAAGCTTTTCAGAATTTTGATGAAGAACAAGCGATAAATATTATTTCGAATACATTTGATAATGGTTCAATAGCATTGAGTTACACTACAAACAACCATCCAATAGAGCAAATAATGAAGCTTCACGAAGAAAAAATTGCGCTCTACGAACGTATGCTGAAAGAGAAAGATGAAATGATGGACAGATTGGAGAAATTAATTACGAAAAAATAG
- a CDS encoding relaxase/mobilization nuclease domain-containing protein yields MIGKAKSISHVSNAINYAKNKKEAIEISRHNVAGKTGKEIAQEFRVFQNLNARCERNSFSVVLSPSIPDGIKLLNDDYAKLADDFLERMKLKEHQYISFLHSDKDHRHLHIFVNRINSEGKAYKDHFISKKVQRIAESIAKDWGFTTAKEIQQAKEERLSRQIINAHNEVLGQKPANIFEYAEHMNSFGIQMHLKQASDEKVVGVRFQIGNESIKASSVHRSFSAGNLQKLIQKSFDALSYTAQERQKRPRIKSTKKPRFRL; encoded by the coding sequence ATGATAGGGAAGGCTAAAAGTATATCGCATGTTTCCAATGCCATCAACTATGCAAAAAACAAGAAAGAGGCAATCGAAATCAGCCGACATAATGTTGCAGGTAAAACCGGAAAAGAAATTGCACAGGAGTTCCGGGTATTTCAAAACCTGAATGCAAGGTGTGAACGCAATTCTTTTTCTGTGGTTTTAAGCCCTTCAATCCCGGATGGGATTAAACTTTTAAACGATGATTATGCAAAACTTGCCGATGATTTTCTGGAACGGATGAAACTGAAAGAGCATCAATACATCTCTTTTCTGCACTCAGATAAAGACCACAGACACCTGCATATTTTTGTGAACCGGATTAATTCTGAAGGGAAAGCCTACAAAGACCATTTCATCAGCAAAAAGGTCCAGCGTATTGCTGAAAGCATTGCCAAAGATTGGGGATTTACCACTGCAAAGGAAATTCAGCAGGCAAAAGAAGAACGGTTGAGCCGTCAGATCATAAATGCGCATAATGAAGTTTTAGGGCAGAAGCCAGCGAATATTTTTGAATATGCTGAACACATGAATTCATTCGGTATTCAAATGCATCTGAAACAGGCTTCCGATGAAAAAGTAGTAGGTGTTAGATTCCAAATTGGAAATGAATCCATTAAAGCAAGTTCTGTTCATCGTTCGTTTAGTGCAGGCAACCTGCAAAAACTTATTCAGAAAAGTTTTGATGCTTTAAGCTACACCGCGCAGGAAAGGCAAAAACGCCCCAGAATAAAATCAACAAAAAAACCACGATTCAGACTTTAG